Genomic segment of Pacificitalea manganoxidans:
CCGAAACCGCCGCCGCCACCGCGCAGCCCAGCAGATCGCGCCCGTGGATGCCGTCGGCATGGATGCGGTTGCTGACCCATGTGGCCAGCACGCCTGCCATATGAACCACCGGACCTTCGCGCCCGGTGGAGCCGCCTGACGACAGGGTGATGAGCGAGGCCAGCATGGAGGCGACACCGGCGCGGCGTTCGACCCGGCCTTCGCGCAGGGCGGCGCCTTCGATCACATCGGCGACCGAACGCACCCGCCCATCGGGCGTGAACCGGTTGAGGATCACCCCCACCACCAGCCCGCCAAGGATCGGCAGGATCAAGATCCACCACCACGGCAGGGTTTCGGCGTAGCTGTGTAGCGCGCGGGGATCGTCGACGCCGTAAAGCAGCTTTTGCAGAGCGGTAATCGCATTGCGGAAAGTCAGCGCGGCGAACCCGGCCGCGATGCCGATCATCAGGGCGATGAACCAGAACTGGATCTGCGAGGGGCCTTCGCGCAGCAGCAGCGACCAAGTGGCCGCACCTTGGGCACGGGCCTGTGTCCAGCCCTGACGCCAGATCGGTGTCTGTTTCTCGGCCATGCCCGAAGGCTCCTCGCCCTGCCCTGTCGCGGCGCGCATGCGGCCTGTCCCGAAACGGGGCCTGTCGCGCGGTTGCCGTCGGGTCTAGGGGATCGCTCGCGTCGCGCCAAGGGTGAAACCCGGACTTTCGGGCCGCCGGGCTATCTCCTATCGTGCGACGCGTCTTGGGGCCGGTGGCGGGCCTGAGCAGCGGTGATGTCCGGCGGGGGGTCGGACGATCGGGAAACCAATGAGGAGCGGCGGCATGGACGGAGCGGGCGAGACGCGGGGCAAAGAGAATGGCGCGGGCGACGATGGCCAGAGAACGCCAGCGGACGCGGCTGCGGATAGGGCGGCGGATACGGCGTCAGATACGGGGGCGGACATGGGACAAGACGGGCTGACAGGCGGGCCGGGACCGACGGGCTCGCGGCTCCCTGCCGACCCGGCTGCTGTCCCCCCGCCTGCCGCTGCCGCCCTGTCCGTGCCTGCGGGCCCCGCCACCGCGCCCGGCAGCGCCGCCGCGCGGGAGGCGCTGTTTGCGATGCTGGCGGATCGGTTCGGTTCCCGCTTCAGCCAGCGCGCTGCCGATCTTGCCGCCCATGGCACCAACGAGTCGCATTTTCCCGACATGCCGCCTGAGGCCGTGATCCAGCCCGAAACCACGCAGGAGGTGTCCGACATCCTGCGCGCCTGTCACGCCGCGCGCTGTCCGGTCATCGGCTGGGGGGCGGGCACGTCGCTGGAAGGGCACGCCTTGGCCGTGGCGGGGGGGCTATGCGTCGATTTCGGGCGCATGACCCGCGTGATCGAGGTCAACGACGCCGATATGGATGTGCGGGTGCAGCCGGGTCTGACCCGCGAGGCGCTGAATACGGAACTGCGCGCCACGGGGCTGTTCTTTCCGGTTGATCCCGGCGCCAATGCGTCATTGGGCGGAATGGCCGCGACGCGGGCATCGGGCACCACGGCGGTGCGTTACGGCACCATGCGCGACAACGTGCTGGGGCTGGAGGCCGTGCTGGCCGATGGCACGGTGATCCGCACCGGCACCCGCGCACGCAAATCCTCGGCCGGGTATGACCTGACCGCGCTGCTTGTCGGCTCCGAGGGCACGCTGGCATTGATTACCGAACTGACCCTGCGGCTCCAGGGCCAGCCGGAGGCGATCGCGGCGGCGGTCTGCGGCTTTGACCGGATGCGCGACGCGGTGGATTGCGTGATCGCCACGATCCAGTTGGGCATCCCGATGGCACGGATCGAATTCATCGACGCCGAAGCCGTCGCCGCCTGCAACGCGCGCTCTGGCCTCGATTTTCCGCGGCGCCCGCATCTGATGGTGGAATTCCACGGCTCTGACACCTCTGCCGCCGAGGATGCCGAACGCTTCGGCGAATTGGTGGCCGATCTGGGCGGATCGGATTTCGCATGGGCGCAGAAGCCCGAAGAGCGCAACCGCCTGTGGCAGATGCGGCACGAAGCCTATTGGGCGATCCTTGCCTCGCGACCCGGCGCGCGCGGTGTGGTGACTGATCTATGCGTGCCGATTTCGCGGCTGGCCGAAGCGGTAGAGGAAACCCGCGCCGATATCGACGCCTCCGGCATTCCCGGCCCGATCTTGGGCCATGTGGGGGACGGCAATTTCCATGCGGTCCTGCTGATCGATCCCGACCGGCCCGAGGAAAAGCGCATCGCGCTGGACTTGTCGCACCGGATGGTGGAGCGCGCACTGCGGATGGGCGGCACCGCCACGGGGGAGCATGGCGTGGGGCTGGGCAAGCGCGGCTATATGGAGGCCGAGCATGGCGCGGGCTGGCAGGTGATGGGCGCGATCAAGCAGGCGCTCGACCCGCTGAACCTGATGAACCCTGGCAAGCTGGTGCCTGACCCGGAGGGGTGACCCTGCGCGGGGGCCCATAGCGGGCGCATCTGCGATCCAGTCTGGGGGCTGTGGACCTTGGTCACCCCATGCCGACGCCGCGTGGCCGGGACAGGCTGGGGTGAAGTGGGGCGCAGGCCTTCGCGTTGCTGCTGATAGACAAACTGTGGCCCGCGTTGGAACTAATCGCGCTGCGGCGCGCTCTCCCGGTAACGCAGAGGAGAGCTTCATGGACAATCGAGCCCCGGCCTGGGTCGTGCCGGTCATGCGCGCAGGCTACACCGCCCGCGGCACCATCTATGCCATCGTCGGGGTGCTGGCCCTGCTGGCCGCGTGGCATGGCGGTCAGGCCGAAGGCACGACCGACAGCATGGCACAGTTGCGCAAGCATCCGCTGGGCGTGCCTGCGCTCTGGCTGATCGCGGTGGGGCTGGTGGCTTATGCGGTGTGGCGGGTGCTGGATGCGGCGATGGATCTGGAGGATTACGGCCATAACGCGAAAGGCGTGATTGCCCGGATCGGCCAGACCGTGAGCGGGATCATTCACTTGGGGCTGGCCTTTTCCGCAGCACGGTCGGCCATGGGTGGCGGCTCGGGCGGGCAAAGCGGCACCGAAAGCCTGACCTCCAAGGTTCTGGCGATGCCGGGCGGCGCGTGGATCGTCGGCGCGGCGGGGCTGATCGTCATCGGCTCCGGCATCTACTATGTGCACAAAGGCTGGGCCGAGAAATACCGCGAACACCTGCGCGCCTCCGCGCTGATGGAGAAGCTCAACCCGGCGGCAAAAGCGGGTCTTGTGGCGCATGGCATCGTCATCGGGATGATCGGCGTGTTCCTGATCTACGCCGCCGTGACCCATTCGCCGGAACAGGCGGGGGGTCTGGGACAGGCGTTCGAAACCGTCCGGCAGGCTGCGTTCGGGCGTATCCTTCTGGGGCTGCTGGCGCTGGGAATGATCGGGTTCGCGATCTATTGCTGGATCGAGGCCGTCTATCGCATCGTGCCCCGCCGCGACGGTAATGACGTCAAAACACTGGCGCGCAAGGCCGAGGGCAAGGCGCGTCAAGCGATGGCCTGACCGCGCCCGCTGGCACCTGCCCTATCGGGCACGGTCCAAACGCTCCCCACTAGGGGATGACACCATCAAAGCGCCCTCCAGTTTGGGGGGCGTTTTCGTTATGGGGGACGAGCCGATCACCGCGGAAGCTATCGCGCCGAACGTCAAATGCAGCGGCGCTAGGCAACGGGCGGACGCCATTCGGGGACCGTTTGCCCAAAAGGCAGGAAGACGCCCCCTGCCCCGCGCTCCGCAAACCGCTGGACGTCCCATCGCTGCGCCGGTATCGAGACGCCCGACCCTGCCCTGACTGACGAAGGCCCACGCGATGCCGGATCTGCTGATCGAACTCTTCTCCGAAGAAATCCCCGCCCGCATGCAGGGGCGCGCTGCCTCCGACCTCAAGAAGCTGATGACCGATGGGCTTGTCGAGGCCGGGCTGACCTATGCCTCGGCGGCGGCGTTTTCGACCCCGCGGCGGCTGGTTCTGACCGTCGAAGGGCTGCTGGCCGAAAGCCCGACCTTGCGCGAAGAGCGCAAGGGTCCGCGCGTCGATGCCCCGGAAAAGGCGCTGGAAGGCTTTCTGCGCGCCACCGGTCTGACCCGCGATCAGTTGGAACCCCGCGACGACAAAAAGGGTCAGGTCTGGTTCGCGACGCTGGAAAAGCCGGGCCGCGCGGCGGATGTGATCGTGGCCGAAGTGCTGGAACGCACGGTGCGCAATTTCCCCTGGCCGAAATCCATGCGCTGGGGCGCGGGCAGCCTGCGCTGGGTGCGGCCGCTGCATTCGATCCTGTGCATCCTCGTGACCGAGGCGGGCGCCGAAACCGTGCCGCTGGAGATCGACGGCATCACCGCAGGCAACACCACCCGCGGGCACCGCTTCATGGCGCCGGGCGCGGAGATCGCGGTGCAGTCCTTTGACGACTATGCCGCCAAGCTGAAACGCGCGCATGTGGTGCTGGACCCCGCCGAGCGGGCCGATCACATCTGGAACGACGCGACCAATACCGCCTTTGCGCAGGGGCTGGAGGTTGTCGAAGACGCCAGTCTGCTGACCGAGGTTGCCGGGCTTGTCGAATGGCCCGTGGTGCTGATGGGCGCGATTGGGGCAGATTTTCTCGACCTACCGCCGGAGGTTCTGCAAACCTCGATGAAGGAACATCAGAAGTTCTTCTCCGTGCGCAATCCGAAGACCGGGCGGATCGAGAAATTCGTGACCGTCGCCAATGTCGAAACCGCCGATCAGGGGGCCACGATCCTTGCCGGCAACCAAAAGGTGCTGTCGGCGCGGCTGTCGGATGCGAAATTCTTCTGGGAGAACGACCTGCGCGTGGCCAAGGCGGGGATGGACCCGTGGACCGACGCGCTGGACAACGTGACCTTCCATAACAAGCTGGGCACGCAGGCGGAGCGGATCAGCCGTATCGCCGCGCTGGCGCGGGCCTTTGCGCCGCGGGTCGGGGCCGATCCCGATCTGGCCGAAGAGGCCGCACGCATCGCCAAGGCCGACCTGTCGTCGGAAATGGTCTACGAATTCCCGGAATTGCAGGGGCTGATGGGCCGCTACTATGCCGAAGCGGCGGGCCGCGATGCGGCGGTGGCGGCAGCGGCGGAAGAGCATTACCGCCCGCTGGGCCCGTCGGACGCGGTGCCGGACGCGCCGGTTTCGGTCGCGGTGGCGCTGGCCGACAAGCTCGATACGCTGGCTGGGTTCTGGGCCATCGACGAAAAACCTACCGGCTCGAAAGACCCCTATGCGCTGCGCCGTGCGGCGTTGGGCGTGATCCGCATTGTGCTGAGTAACGACCTGCGCATCCAGTTGTCGGATTTCATTCTGCGCGGATTGTTCCAAGTCTTCCTGAAGCTGCAAAAGGCCGAGGGCGGCAGCGACCTGCGCCGGGATTACGCCGCCGCGTTCGACATTTCCGAAGACGATCTGCGGGATCTGGCGCTGGACGATCTGCAGGGGCGGATCGAGCCGGATGCAATCCGCGCGGGGATCGCCAACCTGAACGCCGATGCGGACGCAGACCTGAACACGCCCGAGCATCTGCTGGGCTTCATCCATGACCGGCTGAAGGTCTATCTGCGCGATCAGGGCATCCGCCACGACGTGATCGACGCCTGTCTGGCCCGCCCCGGTGCGGATGACCTGACCCTGCTGGTCAAGCGGGCGACGGCGTTGCAAGCCTTCCTCGACACCGACGATGGCGAACCGCTGTTGCAGGGGTTCAAGCGGGCCAACAACATCCTGACGCAGGCCGAGGCGCGCGATGGCGTGGCCTATGAATTCGGGCCCGACCGCAAATATGCCTCCGACCCCGCCGAATTGGCGTTGTTCGATGCGCTGGACGCCGCCGAGCCCCGGATCAGCGCCGCGCTCGCAGGGGAGGACTACGCCGCCGCGATGGGCGAGATGGCCGGGCTGCGCGCGCCCATCGACGCATTTTTCGAAGCCGTTCAGGTCAATGCCGAAGAGCAGATCACCCGGCGCAACCGGCTGAATTTGCTACACCGCATCCGCGAAACCTGTATGACGGTGGCGGACCTGTCACGGCTCGATGGCTGATCTGCGACGATTGTCCCATTGATCCGCGCGAAGGAGGAGGCGTATCATCCCGGCACCTCATAATGGTGCTGCAGTGCAGAAACATAGCGACTTCAAAGACTTCGTCGAGATTACCCCGACAGCCAAGCTGGCGGTGGAGTCGCATGGCGGCCGCGCCAAATGCCTGCAGCGCCTGATCCGCATCGACCTGCCCGTGCCGCGCACGGTGGCGTTGTCCTTCGACGCTGTGCACCGTATGGCCGACGGACATCTGCCTGATACCAAGGCAATTCTTGCCCGGTTCGATGCCGATCCGCTGCTTTCGGTGCGCCCCTCCTCGGAAGATCCGGACTGGGGCGGTCCGGGGGCTGTGCTCAATATCGGGATGAACGACGCCCGGCACGCGGCGCTGGCGGAGCGAATCGACCGGGCGCGGGCCAATGCGCTCTATCTGCGGTTTGTGCAGGGATACGCGATCAACGTCGCGCGGCTCGATCCCGACATGTTCGTCGCGACAGAGGCCACGGATACCGCCCTGCGCGAAGCGCTCGACACCTATGAGATGGAAACCGAAGAGCCGTTCCCGCAGGATCCCGCGGTGCAGCTGGCCGAGGTTCTGCGCTCCATGGCGCGGGCGTGGCAGGGCACCTCTGCGCGGCTGCTGCGGCAGGCCCGTGGGGCGCCCGCCGATGCCGGGCTGGGACTGGTGGTGCAGGAGATGGCGCTGGGGATCGGGCCGGGCGAAAGCGGCGCCGGGGTGATCCGGTGCCTCGACCCGATTACCGGCGCGCGGCAGGTCACCGGGCGCTATCTGCGTCAGTCGCTGTTCCGCGATGCGCTGCATGCGCAGGAATCGCTCTACCTTGCCGAAGATCCGCGCGGGCCGTCGCTGCAACAGGTCGCGCCTGCGGTGTTCGATGAACTGGACGCCGCCCTGCGCCTGTGCCGTCAGAAGCTCCGCGAGGAGATGGAGATCGAATTCGCGCTCTGCGAAGGCGCGTTGAAGGTGATCGACGCGGTGCGCGTGCCCCGCAGCACCCGCGCCAATGTCCGCGTCGTGGTGGCGCTGGCCGAGGATTCGGTGATTTCCCGCGAGGAAGCGGTGCTGCGCATTCACCCGATGGCCTTGGGCGAGTTGCTGCACCAGCAGGTCGATCCGACCGCGCCACGCGATGTGCTGGTGCGGGGCATCGCCGCCAGCCCCGGCGGCGCGTCGGGCAAGCTGGTCTTTTCCGCCGAAGCCGCTCAGGCCGCCGAGGCACAGGGCGAGCATTGCATCCTGATGCGCCGCGAAACTGCGCCCGAAGACATTCGCGGCATGCATGCGGCATCCGGCATCCTGACCGAACGTGGCGGTATGACCAGCCATGCGGCGGTGATCGCGCGCGGCTTAGGCGTGCCGTGCATCGTCGGGGCTTCGGGGGTGCGGCTGTCGGCCCGGCACCGGACGCTGACCCTGCGCGATGGCCGGGTGCTGCGCGAGGGCGATCTGGTGACGGTCGACGGCTCCACCGGCGATCTGCTCGCCGGTGCCGCGCCGCTTTTGGAGCCCGCGCTGGACGAGGCGTTTCAAACGCTCATGACATGGGCCGACGAGGCGCGCGACATTGGCGTGCGGGCCAATGCCGACACGCCTGCCGATGCCCGCACCGCGCGGATGTTCATGGCCGAGGGGATCGGGCTGTGCCGCACGGAGCATATGTTCTTTGACGGTGCACGCATGACCGTGATGCGCGAAATGATCTTTGCCGACAGCGCGGAGGACCGGCGCGAGGCCGTGGACCGCCTGCTGCCGATGCAGCGCGAGGATTTCGCGGCCCTGTTCGAGATCATGGCCAACCAGCCGGTCTGCATCCGCTTATTCGACCCGCCGCTGCACGAATTCCTGCCGACGGGCCGCGAAGGCATGCGCCAGATGGCCGAGGCGCTGGATCTGCCTCTATCGGACGTGGTGCGCCGGGTGGAGCAACTGACCGAGTTCAACCCCATGCTGGGGCTGCGCGGTGTCCGGCTGGGCGTCACATGGCCCGAGATCTACGAAATGCAGGCGCGCGCCATATTCGAAGCGACCGTGATTGCCTCGCGCCGGGGGGCGCCGGTGGTGCCGGAGGTGATGATCCCCCTCGTTTCGGCCAAGCGGGAGGTGGAGCTGATCCAGACCCGTGTGGATGCCGTCGCCGCCGCCGTGCGCAATGAGACGGGCGCGAACTTTGACTACCGGCTTGGCGTGATGGTGGAAACCCCGCGCGCCGCACTGCGAGCAGGCGAGATCGCCCACCACGCGGCGTTCCTCAGCTTTGGCACCAATGACCTGACGCAGATGACCTACGGGCTGTCGCGCGACGATGCCGGGCGCTTCATGGGCACCTATGTGCAGCAGGGTGTCTACCCCGAAGACCCGTTCCATTCGCTGGATCAGGATGGCGTGGGCGAGTTGCTGATGATCGGCGCGGAACGTGGGCGCGAGGCATCGCCCGACATCACGATTTCGCTCTGCGGGGAGCATGGCGGCGATCCGGAGACTATCGCATTTTGTCGCAGTGCCGGTTTCGACTATGTTTCTTGCTCGCCTTTCCGCGTGCCCACAGCGCGGCTGGCCGCAGCGCATCTGGCGCTGGCCGAGCGCACGGATCGCACCAGGTATTTGAATTGGCGCCGTTTTTTCATGGGCGGCAAACGCACCCGACGTTAGGCGTGCGGCGCGTCTTGCGCAGAAATGAACAAAAATTAACCATTTTAGAAACGTGTTTGCCCTGATCGGCCCCACGCCCTATGTCATGCGCTGATCTGTTCGACACACCGGACCCAGACCCTGAAGCCCGAATAACGGGCGCTGCCTAGTGAATGGGGGACCATGCGATTACCGATTCTGGCCTTGGCCAGTGCAGTCACCTGCGCTGCCTTTACTGTTGCCGCCGCCCCTGTTTTTGCCGACACCACGCTCAGCACCAAATCCTCCCCGGCCCTGCCCACTGACGGCACGACCGCCGCTGCGCTGCCGGAACCTGCCCCGCGCAAACCTGTCGCGATCGTGGTTCCCGAGGCCGAGCCCGCAGCCCAGGACGACATCAACGCCGCCCTGCCGGTGGCCCCGCCGCGCCCCTCTGACACCGATGCCGAGCCTGACGAAGCCGTCGCGGCCCTGTCGACGCTGCTGCTCAACGCCCGTCTGACCGAATTGCTGGGTCAGGACCGCGCTGCATTTCAAGCCGTCAGCGGCACCCGCCTGCGCAAACTGACCGAACCGCCGCTGAGCCGCGAAGCCCGTGCCAAGCTGGTGCCGATCACCTATTCACAGGCTTGGCTGCGCGAACAGCCTGGCGGCACCGGCGGCGCGGCGTGGGAATGTCTGACGCAGGCGTTGTATTTCGAGGCGCGCGGCGAAAGCGTGAAGGGTCAGTTCGCGGTGGCAGAAGTGATCCTGAACCGCGTTGGTTCCGCCCTCTATCCCAACACCGTTTGTGATGTGGTCAATCAGGGCACCGGCAAACTGTATCAGTGCCAGTTCACCTTTACCTGCGACGGGGCCGCCGAGACAGTGCACGAGCCGCGCGCATGGACCCGCGCCGGTAAGATCGCGCGCCTGATGCTGGACGGCGCGCCACGCACGCTGACCGCGGGCGCGACGCATTACCATACCAATGCCGTGTCGCCGTCATGGGCCCAGAAATTCGCCCGCACGACGCAGATCGGTGTGCATCTGTTCTACCGGCACCCGCGCTCCTGATCGCGCGTCGGCGGCTGTCAGGCCGCCGCGCGGACCGGCGCCTGTTTGTTGCGGGCCACCCACCAGAACGCGCCGGCGATGGCGAATTGCGCCGCCAAACCGCCCCCGATCACTGCCAGATCCAGCCCGAGGCCTTGGGGCAGGTCGGATTTCTTGATCGCTTGCCCCAAGATCGACAGCACCGAGCCCGTCGCAAAGACCGGCAGCCCGAACCGCCCCAAGAGCGCGATGGGTGCTGCTGCATGGGCGCGCGCGACGCGCAGCATCACCGGCAGGCAGGAGATCACATAAAACAGCGCCAAGGCGTGCAGCAGGCGCGGCGCGGCCAGATAGGTCTTGTCGAAATTGGTGATGTAGAAGGGCGCGCCATGCGCCCCGAGCCACGCCAGACCAGCGCGCCCCGCATCCCGCACGAGGTCGATCTTCATCCACGCCAGCGCGCCGAGCAGCATCGCGACCGAGGCCCAGAAGAGCCACGCGCGATAGGCGACGAACCGGCGGCCCTCTTTCAGCGCCATGCCGGTCAGCAGCCCCACCACGAACACCAGTTGCCATGCGACCGGGTTGAAAAACCAGCCGCCCGGATTGGGGTGGTTGGGTAGGTTCAGGCGAAACTGACCCGCCAGCACCCACAGCACCACCGAAGCCGCCATCAGCCCAATGGGCGACCGCCGCCCCAGCGCGATCAGCAGCGGCGCGGAAAAGATCAGCACCGCATACATCGGCAGGATGTTGAAATAGCCCAGCTGATGGCCGAGCGAGGGTATCCCCACCAACACGCCCAGCGGATCCTCGAACAGGACGCGCAGGTTGTTGATGCGCACCATCTCGATCACGCCAAAGCGGTCGGCGGCGTAGGCAGAGATCCCGATCGCCATCATCGTGGTGACCACATGCACCATGTAAAGCGTCCACGCCCGGTGCCAGATCCGCAGCACCGCCTGCCAGATCGGCACGATGCCCGACATCAGCCGCCCATAGGCCAGCCCGGCAGCGATCCCGGACATGATGACGAAGCCTTCGGCCGCGTCGGAGAAGCCGAAATTGCGGTTGGTGTAATCCTCGAACACAGTGCCGGGCACATGGTTAAGATAGATCATGATAAGCGCCAGACCGCGAAAGAAGTCCAGCCGCGCGTCACGGGGCGCCGCAGTCCCGCCCACGGCAAGCGACGCGGCGGGCGCAGTTTCGCCCGTATCCACGCGCGGCGCGGCAGCGCCGAGCGCCGCAGGCGTCACCGCAATCCCGGCGCTTGCCGCCGCGCCAGCGCGGCGTTTGGTCGAAAACGGGGCAGGCTCACCCATGCAATGCGGCTTTCACGGTTGTGCGGGGGGCGGCCACGGGGGCCGGGCCCGGCTGGGGCAGATCATGGGAGGGCGCGGGCATGGCGGCTTCGGCCTGCCAACGGGCGCGGGTCAGACGATAGCGCGCCAGCACAGGCGGCACATGACGCTCCTGCGGCACCGTGAACACCGCCTTTCCGTGCCTGCGCGAGGTATAGGATACGATCGGCGCGGCCAGCAGCATTGGCCCGCCCACCGGCAACATCCACGGCAGCAGCTCCGCCGCCAGCAGATAGGTGGCGATCAGCCCCCCTGCCCCGACCAGCGCGATCCACCAGCTTGCCGCCCATGCCGTGCGCAGCGGAACCGCGCCGTCACCACGCGCATTGGCGGGCCAGCCGCCATCGCGCCCGGTCAGCACTTGCAGCACGGAGCGGGTCGTGAACATGAGCATCACCGGCGCTATCACGGTCGACAGCGCCAATTCGGCGGTGGCGGAGGCAAAGCTGCGCCCGGTGCCGCCAAAGAGCCGAACGGCGCCGGTCCACCATGCCTTGAAGAAAATCGCGAGTTTCGGCAGCACCAGCAGCGCGCCGATGCCTACGGCAAGGCCAATTGCCTTTGCGGTCTCGTCCGAGGGGAACACCGGGAAAATCTGTCCGGCGGGGAAGTAATCCGGCCCGATCTGCCACATCGCGGCGGGGACCGACACGATCAGCAGCCCCAGCCACAGCAGCGGCGAGATATAGGACAGGATCGCCTGCAAAAAGACGTAGCGCGACCAAAGCCGCATCCCCGGCGCCCCCAGCAGACGGACATATTGCAAATTGCCCTGACACCAGCGCCGGTCCCGCTGGGCAAATTCCACCATGTCTTCGGGGCCTTCCTCAAACGAGCCGCCCAGATCGGGGTCCAGCCGCACGGTCCAGCCCGCACGCGCCAGCAGCGCCGCTTCGACATAGTCATGGCTCATGATCGGCCCGCCAAAGGGCGGCTTGCCCGACAGTTGCGGCAGGCCGCAGGACCACGCGAACGCCTGCACCCGGATCAGGGCGTTATGGCCCCAGAACGGCCCGGTCGTGCCCTGCATCGCCGCCAAGCCGCGCGCAAAAATCGGGGAATAGAACGACGCCGCGAACTGCATCGCCCGGCCAAAGAGCGAGCGGGCGTTGACGATGCGGGGCAGCGTCTGCAGCAATCCCAGATCGGGCGCAGCTTCCATCCGGCGGATCATCTCGGCCAGCGTCGCGCCTTCCATCAGGCTGTCGGCATCGAGGATCAGCGCATAGTCGTAGCGCCCCCCGGAATTGCGGATGAACTCTTCGATATTGCCGGCTTTCTTGCCGGTATTCTCCGCGCGGCGACGGT
This window contains:
- the mdoH gene encoding glucans biosynthesis glucosyltransferase MdoH, yielding MTRARPAARRGTRTARAVALTLAFAAAAEAVVLFLQYALSISFDALDVVRAVLIGVTTFWLAWGATQSFVGLFYREPAVPRLPDSAPIKGRTAVLMPVYNEDPVAVLARVSAMDVSLAEAGLTEQVDIAVLSDTRSDAIAAEEARWFARLVAERDGAGRMFYRRRAENTGKKAGNIEEFIRNSGGRYDYALILDADSLMEGATLAEMIRRMEAAPDLGLLQTLPRIVNARSLFGRAMQFAASFYSPIFARGLAAMQGTTGPFWGHNALIRVQAFAWSCGLPQLSGKPPFGGPIMSHDYVEAALLARAGWTVRLDPDLGGSFEEGPEDMVEFAQRDRRWCQGNLQYVRLLGAPGMRLWSRYVFLQAILSYISPLLWLGLLIVSVPAAMWQIGPDYFPAGQIFPVFPSDETAKAIGLAVGIGALLVLPKLAIFFKAWWTGAVRLFGGTGRSFASATAELALSTVIAPVMLMFTTRSVLQVLTGRDGGWPANARGDGAVPLRTAWAASWWIALVGAGGLIATYLLAAELLPWMLPVGGPMLLAAPIVSYTSRRHGKAVFTVPQERHVPPVLARYRLTRARWQAEAAMPAPSHDLPQPGPAPVAAPRTTVKAALHG